From Humisphaera borealis, the proteins below share one genomic window:
- a CDS encoding DUF1549 and DUF1553 domain-containing protein: MPFMRVILLCAVVAIAGRTFAAGEPDAAAVLAGLIDQAIEARLSREGVQPAAIADDAEFLRRVYLDLHGVIPTSEQAERFLTDSTPAKRARLVDDLLASPRYGEYLADVWQGYLISPLADDRRVRADRFRQWLAGRFNTATWDRITSDLLTGTGKMEDNPAVTYLIEGRLPRGVPDLTDLTSRYFMGVRLNCAQCHDHPFVGWKQQDFWGMAAFFTQVQTPRRAKQVYELGVIDDPKVTLTSLRDAGMLDGFIPRSPTFLGGQEMPAGKGSNRAALSAWLTAADNPYFSRAMANRTWWRLFGRGIVQPVDDMHQGNPPSHPELLDLLARRFAESGFDLKFLTRSIVLSRAYQRTSRAGDAAAGEQQVALFGRMSIKVLSAGQLYDSLEVVSGPAAKVTGIDARQGARPEFTEFFGDEGDPDPTAYRRGIPHLLRQMNSGQFAGRGVEALVSRLSASPGRSGREVASDLFLTILSRRPTAEEEARVKAYLSRSGDVPQAGYRELAWVLIMTSEFSLNH, encoded by the coding sequence ATGCCCTTCATGCGGGTCATCCTGCTGTGTGCGGTTGTCGCGATCGCCGGCCGAACGTTTGCGGCGGGCGAGCCGGATGCGGCCGCGGTGCTGGCGGGTCTTATCGATCAGGCCATCGAAGCCCGATTGAGCCGCGAAGGCGTGCAGCCGGCGGCGATTGCCGACGATGCGGAGTTCCTTCGCCGCGTCTACCTCGATCTACACGGCGTGATCCCCACCTCGGAGCAGGCCGAGAGATTTCTGACCGACTCCACGCCGGCCAAACGGGCTCGGCTGGTGGACGACCTGCTCGCCAGCCCTCGCTACGGCGAATACTTGGCCGACGTCTGGCAAGGCTATCTGATCTCGCCGCTGGCCGACGATCGACGCGTGAGGGCCGACCGATTCAGGCAGTGGCTCGCCGGGCGTTTCAATACCGCAACCTGGGATCGGATCACCTCGGATCTGCTCACCGGCACCGGGAAGATGGAAGACAACCCGGCCGTTACTTACCTGATCGAGGGGCGGCTGCCCCGCGGCGTGCCCGATCTGACCGATCTCACCTCGCGCTACTTCATGGGGGTGCGGCTTAACTGTGCCCAGTGTCACGACCATCCGTTCGTCGGCTGGAAGCAGCAGGACTTCTGGGGCATGGCGGCGTTCTTCACGCAGGTGCAGACGCCCCGGCGCGCCAAGCAGGTCTACGAGCTGGGCGTGATCGATGACCCGAAGGTCACACTTACGTCGCTGCGCGATGCGGGCATGCTGGACGGCTTTATTCCAAGATCGCCCACGTTTCTCGGCGGGCAGGAAATGCCGGCGGGCAAGGGCTCAAATCGTGCGGCACTGTCGGCATGGCTGACCGCTGCGGACAACCCTTACTTCTCCCGGGCGATGGCCAACCGTACGTGGTGGCGGCTGTTCGGGCGGGGCATCGTCCAGCCGGTGGACGACATGCACCAAGGCAATCCACCGTCGCATCCGGAACTGCTCGACCTGCTCGCCAGGCGTTTTGCCGAATCCGGCTTTGACCTGAAGTTTCTGACCCGCAGCATCGTGCTGAGCCGCGCCTATCAGCGGACGAGCCGAGCCGGCGACGCCGCCGCCGGCGAGCAGCAGGTGGCGCTGTTCGGCCGCATGTCGATCAAGGTTCTGTCGGCGGGGCAGTTGTACGACTCGCTGGAGGTGGTTTCCGGCCCGGCGGCGAAGGTGACGGGCATTGACGCCCGGCAGGGAGCCCGGCCAGAGTTCACCGAGTTTTTCGGCGACGAAGGCGATCCCGACCCCACCGCCTACCGCCGGGGGATCCCGCACCTCCTGCGGCAGATGAACTCGGGTCAGTTTGCCGGTCGCGGCGTCGAGGCACTGGTGAGCCGGCTGTCGGCGTCGCCGGGCCGGTCCGGGCGGGAGGTCGCATCGGACCTGTTCCTGACGATCCTGTCCCGGCGTCCGACTGCGGAAGAGGAAGCGCGGGTCAAAGCCTATCTGTCGCGATCGGGCGACGTGCCCCAGGCCGGCTACCGCGAACTGGCCTGGGTGCTGATCATGACCAGCGAGTTTTCGCTTAATCACTGA
- a CDS encoding DUF1501 domain-containing protein has translation MQTPIGRREFLASAAVGTGLSGWLGRLAAAAPDAQRPKSCILLWMAGGPSHIDTFDPKPEAADNVRGEFKAIETLVSGIRISEHFPRFAKLMQHAAILRGMSTLESDHKLATYHLHTGYQNRAGAVAFPSLGAIIARELGKRDVALPNFVTIGRAPQEAIGAGFLGPDHQPLSVNDPIRGLDFVEPAGDKAQFERQLELLQGFDEAFHSHYKSAAGETHRTAISRAVRLMKSQQKQAFDVSREPDAIRESYGPPPAATVRTAGGKMAGGAERPGSFGQACLMARRLVEAGVPFVEVVMGDGVGWDTHRDNFPRVRALSQECDAGMAALVTDLHSRGLLDTTLVVWMGEFGRTPQCTGGGRNHWSRAWSSVLVGGGIKGGQVIGRTDRDGAAVADRPISVPDFLATVCTVLGVDYKRKNHPPGVDRPIPIVDTSKDIHLLKELL, from the coding sequence ATGCAAACCCCAATCGGCAGGCGAGAGTTTCTGGCGTCGGCGGCGGTCGGCACCGGCCTGAGCGGCTGGCTCGGACGCCTCGCTGCCGCCGCGCCGGACGCACAACGACCCAAGTCATGCATTCTGCTCTGGATGGCGGGCGGGCCCAGTCACATCGACACGTTCGACCCCAAGCCCGAGGCCGCGGACAACGTCCGGGGCGAGTTCAAGGCGATCGAGACGTTGGTCTCCGGCATTCGCATCAGCGAGCACTTCCCGCGGTTCGCGAAACTGATGCAGCACGCGGCCATCCTGCGCGGCATGAGCACGCTCGAGTCGGACCACAAGCTGGCGACTTATCACCTGCATACCGGGTACCAGAACCGCGCCGGCGCGGTGGCGTTCCCGAGCCTGGGCGCGATCATCGCCCGGGAGTTGGGAAAGCGCGACGTGGCGTTGCCGAACTTCGTCACGATCGGCCGAGCGCCGCAGGAGGCGATCGGTGCGGGGTTCCTCGGCCCCGACCACCAGCCGTTGTCGGTCAACGACCCCATTCGGGGGCTCGACTTTGTCGAGCCGGCCGGCGACAAGGCGCAGTTCGAGCGGCAACTGGAGCTTCTACAGGGGTTCGATGAGGCGTTCCATTCCCATTACAAGAGCGCAGCGGGCGAGACGCACCGCACCGCGATATCCCGCGCGGTTCGGTTGATGAAATCGCAGCAGAAACAGGCGTTTGACGTGTCGCGCGAGCCGGACGCGATTCGGGAATCCTACGGCCCGCCGCCCGCGGCTACTGTCCGAACGGCGGGCGGCAAGATGGCCGGTGGGGCGGAGCGGCCAGGGAGTTTCGGCCAGGCATGCCTGATGGCCCGTCGGTTGGTGGAAGCGGGCGTGCCTTTTGTCGAAGTCGTGATGGGCGATGGCGTCGGCTGGGACACCCACCGCGACAACTTTCCGCGCGTACGCGCGCTCTCGCAGGAATGCGACGCCGGCATGGCTGCCCTGGTCACAGACCTTCACAGCCGTGGACTGCTCGACACGACGCTGGTCGTCTGGATGGGGGAATTCGGCCGCACGCCGCAGTGTACCGGCGGCGGTCGCAATCACTGGTCGCGGGCCTGGAGCAGTGTGCTCGTGGGCGGCGGCATCAAGGGAGGCCAGGTCATCGGCCGCACCGATCGGGACGGTGCGGCCGTGGCGGACCGCCCGATCAGTGTTCCCGATTTCCTTGCCACGGTCTGCACGGTTCTTGGGGTCGATTACAAGCGGAAGAACCATCCGCCGGGCGTCGACCGGCCGATTCCGATCGTGGACACGAGCAAGGACATCCACCTGTTGAAGGAACTTCTGTAA